From Gemmatimonadota bacterium:
GACCCTCACGGGCATGAAGAAGCATGTCGACGTGCTGGAGCAGGCGGGGCTCGTCACCACGGAGAAGGTCGGACGGGTACGCATCTGCCGGCTCGGCCGATGCGGTTTGCAGGAAGAGGCGGAGTGGATCGAACGGTACCGCCAGCTCTGGAGCGAACGCTTTGACGAGTTGGACCGGGTTGTGGGGAACCTGAAACGAGAGGAACGCGACGATGGACGAACGAAAAGACGGTGACGGCGCCCCAACCCAGGAGCGGCCCACGGTGGAACGAAGGGGCGAGCGCGAACTCGTCGTCACGCGAACCATCAACGGTCCGGCGCGCCTCGTGTTCGAGGCCTTTACCAAGGCCGAACTCTTCAGGCAGTGGTGGGTGCCCAGATCGTTTGGTCTGAGCATGCTGTCCTGCGTGATGGATGTTCGTGTGGGAGGCGAGTACCGAGTGGTCTTTCCCTACGAGGATTCGACCATGGAGTTCTTCGGCACGTACGTGGAAGTGGTCCCCGATTCGCGTCTCGTGTGGACCAACGAGGAAAGCGATGGCGGCGTGACCGTCACGACGGTGACGTTCGATGAAGTCGACGGCAGAACGGTGGTGGCGGTGCACGATCTCTATCCCTCGAAGGACGCGGCCGATGCCGCCGCCGGATCTACCGGCGCGATGCCTGAGGCGCTCGAACAACTCGACGAACTGCTCGTCGGCCTGGGATCGACAAACGCGGAATGAGTGCGCGACGTACACACAGGGCGGTCATACTCGTCGCCGCGGTCTGCGCCGCGGCCGCACACGCCACGATCGCGGGAGCACAAGCCATGCGCACGCCTGACACCAAGGGCCATGCCAAGGTCAACGGCGTCGAGCTGTACTACGAGATCCACGGGGATGGTCCACCCCTCGTGATGCTGCATGGAGGGGTCACGCCGTCCGAGATGTTCGGTGCACCGTTGACCGAGATGGCCAAGACGCACCGCGTCATCGCGCCGCATGCTCGGGGACACGGCTTGAGCAAGGACACGAGCCGCCCGTGGTCGCACGATGTCTTCGCCGACGACGTCGCCGCGCTGCTGCGGCATCTCGGCATCACCAAGGCGAGTGTGATGGGGTACTCGAGTGGTGGAGACGTGGCGCTGCAGGTCGCCATCCGCCATCCCGAACTGGTCGACAAGCTGATCGTGATCGCGGCCGGCTTTCGCTCGGACGGCTACTACCCGGAGGTACTGCAGGCCTTCGCCCAGATGCCCGCGGCGGCACCGATGATTGCGGCCGAGGTGGCCAAGTCGCCGCTTGCCACGCTCTATCCGTCGGTGAACTGGGAGACCGTGTTCAGGAAGACGGGTGAACTGGCGAATCACAGCTACGACTGGTCGGCCTCCGTGGCTGGCATCAAGGCACCGACGCTGCTCGTCTTTGCGGATGCCGACGCGATTCGCCCCGAGCACATGGCGGAGTTCTACAAGCTGTTAGGCGGCGGACAGCGTGACGCGGGCATTGATGGATCGCTGCGATCTGCCAGCCGGTTGGCGATCGTTCCGAACACGACCCACATGAACCTCCTCGGCGCTCCAAGTGTCATGCAGTTCGCCACGGAGTTCCTGAAGTCGCCGTAACGCGCTCCGTACGCCGTGCCCCACGCTCGGCAGATGCATGGGATGTCGAGCGTGACGCGTTTGCCGATCCGCGTACCGCTCCAGCGAGCGCGGATGTGCGCGAAGCCGCCGCCGGCGTCGCGGTGCGCGTTAGGTTTGGGAGCTTCCCCCCTCACTCGCCATGACCACCTACTGCGACGTCGCGCGTGGACACGAGTTCCACGGCCCCTACCACGACCGGGAGTACGGCTTTCCCATTGCCGACGACGACCGCCTGTTCGAGCGCCTGATGCTCGAGATCAACCAGGCCGGACTCTCGTGGCTCACGATCCTCAGGAAACGTGAGCACTTCACCCGCGCGTACCACGGCTTCGAGATTGCCCGCGTTGCGCGCTACACCTCGCGCGACGAGGCACGCCTGCTCGGCGACGCCGGGATCATCCGCAACAGGCTCAAGGTGAAGGCCGCGATCGAGAACGCGACGCGCATCCAGTCGCTGCAGCGGTCGCACGGCTCGTTCGCCGCCTGGCTCGACGCGCACCACCCGCTCGACCGCCCGGCGTGGCAGAAGCTGTTCAAGCAGACCTTCGTCTTCACCGGGGGCGAGATCGTCGGCGAGTTCCTGATGAGCACCGGCTACCTCGCCGGGGCGCACGACGAGTCGTGTCCGGTCTATGCGAAGGTGCTGAAGAAGCGTCCGCCCTGGTCGCGGAGGGTCAGCGTTAGGCGCTAGAGCGCCCGCTCGTCGTCCGTGTCGAGATAGTCGACCAGCTCCCCGGTCGTCTTGCGCAGGAGCTGCGACACGGCCTCGGCGATCATCAGCGCCACCTTGAGCGCGAGATCGGGGCGGTCGTTACACATGGTGTCGAAGTCCTCGCGCGACAGCACGAGGATCTCGGTCGGTTCGGTCGCGACCGCGGTGGCCGAGCGGAACGTGCCGTCGATGAGCGACATCTCACCGACCATCTTCCCCTCGGTGAGCCGCCCCACCACGCGCTGTTGCTGCGACGAGTCTCCCTTCCGGATCTCCAATGCCCCGCTGATGATGATCGCGGCGAAGGCATCGTGGTCCCCTTCCTTGAAGAGGGCGACCCCCTCGCCAAGGCGGAAGCACTCGAGGTACAGGCCGATCCCCTCCTCCTCCTTCCAGGAGAGGCGGTTGCTCCAGCGCGTGCCGTCCAACCGGTTGGCGCGGTCACGTGGTGTCGACGACACCAACGTGGCCCCCCGGTGCACGAGCGTCTGGCGAGCAGGCGGCTTGGGTGGGACAATGCTGATCCGGCTCATCGCCTTTCAGTATCGGCACCACCCCCGGGAGGCTGGAGCGGGCGCCCCCTACTTCACCCGCCCCAGCAGCGCCTCCAGCTCCCGAAGGGTGGCCGTCGCCGCGGCGCGGACCTGGGCCGTCGGCGCGTAGTCGGCCCCGTCCACCACGTCCAGCAGCTGGGTCAACGCCCCGCTCACCCGCGACAGCGACGGTCCTCCACCACGCCCGCCGAAGCCCCCCGCCGCCCCGACCAGTGCGCCAAGTTCGGCGGCGCGCGTGGCGTTTCCTGCGGCGCGCGCCGCCTCTTGCAGCTGCCGAACGCGGGCAATGCCGTCGGCCGCCTTGTCGATCCCGGCGTGCAGGCGCAGCGCCAGCGCGTGCTGCGCCTGGATCCCCGCCGGTGCGGTCTTGACCCGCGGATCCATCCGCACCACGAGTGGCTGCGAATACGTCGTCCCGTCCACCGTCAGGCGCACGGTGTACCGTCCGGGGAGGGCGAACGGCCCCAGCGGCTCCGGGACGGTCTGCCCGGGAATCGCCGAGATCGGGTACGAGAACGAGAGCGCCCTCGGACGCGCGTGGCGCAGGTCCCACACGAAACGATGCATCCCCGGCTCGGCGCTCAGCACCGGCGACGGACGGATCCACCAGTCGGGCCAGTGCCCTTCGGCGCGCGGATCGGGGTCGGCGTTGACCCCCTTCTCATAGCGGCGCACCACCGCACCGCTCGCGTCCACGATCTCGAGCGCCAGCGACGAGGCGGCCCGCTCGAGGGCGTAGTGCAGGATCGCGCCATCCGGCGGATTCTCGGCGCGCGGCTCGTCGACGGGGAGCGGCGTGTCGGTATACATCGAGTAGCGCACGCGCGTGGCGAGTGCCGGCTTGAAGAGGTGCGCCCGCTTCGACGTCGCCCGATCGGCCCACTCGCGCAGCGGCGAGATGTCGTCGAGGATCCAGAAGCCGCGCCCATGCGTCCCGACGACGAGATCGTCGTCCTTGATCACGAGGTCGCGGATCGAGGTGGCCGGCATGTTGACCTGCAACGGTTCCCAGTGGTCGCCGTCATCGAACGAGACCCACACCTTGGTCTCGCTTCCGGCATAGAGCAGTCCTTTGCGCCTGGGATCCTCGCGCACCACGTTGATCGTCGCGCCGGAATCGATCCCCGTCACGATGCGCTGCCACGACTTCCCGCCGTCGTGCGTGCGGAAGATGTGCGGGCGCAGGTCGTCGAGGCGCAGCGTGTTGATCGCCGCGTACGCGGTGAGCGTGTCGAAGTGCCCGGCGTCCATGAGCGACACCTTGGCCCACGGGACCAGCTCGGGCGGCGTGACGTTCTTCCACGTGCGCCCGCCGTTCATCGTGACGTGAATGAGCCCATCGTCCGATCCGGCCCAGATCACGTTCTCGCGACGATAGCTCGGGGCGATCGTGTAGACCACGCCAGGGTGGCGCGCCTTCGCACTGCGCTCGGTGGCGTACTTGCCGACGTTAGGCGGGACGACCGAATCCTGGCGC
This genomic window contains:
- a CDS encoding helix-turn-helix transcriptional regulator translates to MVQFHQANFDAAFGALSDATRRGVLEQLGRADASISALAQRFQMTLTGMKKHVDVLEQAGLVTTEKVGRVRICRLGRCGLQEEAEWIERYRQLWSERFDELDRVVGNLKREERDDGRTKRR
- a CDS encoding SRPBCC domain-containing protein yields the protein MDERKDGDGAPTQERPTVERRGERELVVTRTINGPARLVFEAFTKAELFRQWWVPRSFGLSMLSCVMDVRVGGEYRVVFPYEDSTMEFFGTYVEVVPDSRLVWTNEESDGGVTVTTVTFDEVDGRTVVAVHDLYPSKDAADAAAGSTGAMPEALEQLDELLVGLGSTNAE
- a CDS encoding alpha/beta hydrolase produces the protein MRTPDTKGHAKVNGVELYYEIHGDGPPLVMLHGGVTPSEMFGAPLTEMAKTHRVIAPHARGHGLSKDTSRPWSHDVFADDVAALLRHLGITKASVMGYSSGGDVALQVAIRHPELVDKLIVIAAGFRSDGYYPEVLQAFAQMPAAAPMIAAEVAKSPLATLYPSVNWETVFRKTGELANHSYDWSASVAGIKAPTLLVFADADAIRPEHMAEFYKLLGGGQRDAGIDGSLRSASRLAIVPNTTHMNLLGAPSVMQFATEFLKSP
- a CDS encoding DNA-3-methyladenine glycosylase I; translated protein: MTTYCDVARGHEFHGPYHDREYGFPIADDDRLFERLMLEINQAGLSWLTILRKREHFTRAYHGFEIARVARYTSRDEARLLGDAGIIRNRLKVKAAIENATRIQSLQRSHGSFAAWLDAHHPLDRPAWQKLFKQTFVFTGGEIVGEFLMSTGYLAGAHDESCPVYAKVLKKRPPWSRRVSVRR
- a CDS encoding cyclic nucleotide-binding domain-containing protein, whose product is MSRISIVPPKPPARQTLVHRGATLVSSTPRDRANRLDGTRWSNRLSWKEEEGIGLYLECFRLGEGVALFKEGDHDAFAAIIISGALEIRKGDSSQQQRVVGRLTEGKMVGEMSLIDGTFRSATAVATEPTEILVLSREDFDTMCNDRPDLALKVALMIAEAVSQLLRKTTGELVDYLDTDDERAL